The Megalopta genalis isolate 19385.01 unplaced genomic scaffold, iyMegGena1_principal scaffold0037, whole genome shotgun sequence DNA window ATCGTTCTTCAACTAAGTGGTTATTGACCTATTACAAGTTACATTACCGTGTATATGTACGTTATATgaaaaataatatatgtaaGAATATGTGACCGGATTTATAATCCGCTACACACACGCGCACAGATTTTGGAAAGACAGAATGTTGAATTCCAAAAATGTTCTATAATAAACTATACgatcattattattatgcatAATGAATAAACAACGCAAGGATCGACGAACTTTTGCATTTTATATACAGATATATTCGCGTTCGAAATGTGCAGATCAAATTCGTGTCAAGCATAGTCTTCCTGTGATTACGATTATATAATCCGGAATTACGTTATGAAGCGCGGGATGATAGAGGGGATGGTTTCTGTGTATAATTGAAAAGTAAGAACAGTGCATTTCGTTTCGGAATGGAACTGTGACACGCGACTCTCGACGATTAGCTATGAACAGCTACGAAACTCCGACCGTTCCGACTGCCTCCGCGCTCCCGCTATATTCTATACCACTCTATGCTCTATGCACACATGCATACATGCATACGTACATACGTATGTGCATAGTATGTATTTACACCGAGAAAGCTTGGCGGAAAGTAGGTTCGAAACGAAGATAGCGCTGGGAAGAGGAGGCGCATttgtgtatgtatacatatataaccATCCACTCTGGAGAAGTAGCTATGTACTCCTGCGTGGATTGCACTATGCATTTTCTTATCTGTTTCATTCATTACCGTGTTTCACGATTTTTAATGCTCTCGTTCTTGAACCTCGCGACGCCTACGAATTGCTTATAAAGAGGATGATTCGCGAAAGTAAAAATTCTACTTGTTGCAACAAAAGTTCATTGTCGCCAACATTGTTATCAACATTATTACAATTTCGAAGCTGTGATGTACGCAAGCTTTTTCGACGCTACATCGAAGTTTCTTGTTTTTAACCGAGTTCTCTCGTCTCGCATATGCAACAAATCCACGTACGTTCATGATCGAATTATTAATTCCGAGAGCAGCGATAAGTTGTAAATATTATGCGACAaacgtacacacacacacacacacacacacgtaacACAATAATATGTAAATACTACTAATTCAAAGATAGAACAACACTCGCACGTGACTAGCTCAACTATAAATACGTTCTCTATGTAGGAGACTCCTGTCCCACCGACCTAGGGCTTTCTTCTTAAAATGTACAATAGATTCCTTTTGTTCGAATCGGTTGTGTATACGAACGAATACTAGATGTTCGTGCTTGTATCGCTTGCGCGCATAAACTGTAGATACGCGTTAACACATGCATACACGGACATAAGAGACAAATCAAAGTTACTTAATCGATTAAAAGTACAAATAGTATACATATTTCACGATAGTGGAACACGTTTTGCGATACATTACAATTTATCTTTATTTATATTCGTCTGCAGCGCACAGGATCGAATTCGCGTCTAATCGATATTTGTCGATCGAAATCGATATTTACGTAGAAACGAAAATACAAAAAGGATATCGTTCATCGGCCTGTATACGCAAGCTCGGTATTTTCAATTGCACAACAGAGGCATATCAATTATGATAAATAATAACGGTGTCGGTAAATTGTTCGTAATCGTTCCCTATCGTTTCGACTTTCAAAGCATAAAAGCTCATTATTCCGAATTACACGGTGACAAGTGTGCAAGCTGATACGTGTGTGCAGTGTGCATGGTATGCATACGGACCGTATaccgtatatgtatatatactgtAATGCATACGATCGATAATACGTGCATCGAGCGAGCCaaggaaatcctttgtaagggTACACGGTTATTTTCCTCCCCAAAAAACATGAAAGTCCGTTTGTTATTTCACATCGTGCGGAGGCTGAAGCGTAATTACTATAACCCGCCTGATTCGAGCGAATGTCTCGACGAAATTGGACGTTACAGATGTTGTGgcttttattacaaaatttattAGAAGAGTTTGCTCCTCTATCGCATtatgtatattaatttttaGAGACTGAAAGAAACGCGTACTGTAATATTAAACTAACTTCGACCAGGGAACAACGATGTACGTACAGTTTTTTTTCTATTACTGTACATTTTCGTGCTTGAAACTTGTTACTCGTTGCTTCACGGTTGCTAACATATCGCCGTGTAACCTGCAGCAATGTTGTGTCGAGCACTCTCGCGGATATTAGAAtcgtgtacatatatacatacatacatacatacatacatacatgcgtACTACATAGAAACCTACCGCACACTGTACACGACTGTAGAACGCAGTTTCCGACAGAGAACTTTTATGCGCGacgaatatacatacatacgtgaCAACCGCGGAGTCGCGCGAGTATCCCGCAGTGATTTCTTCGCGATCGAGATGAAAATTTCGTGAAATCTTTCCGACAATAGCGAATCATCGGAAGACACGCTATTctattatacattatttcgaCGTAAACATGCATTTTGGTCTCGAGTCGGAACTATTGGCAATGCGGAACACACTTGAGCTCGAAGTTCGAACGAAAGATGTACATAATGTATTGTTTCCGTACCTATACTATTTCAAATACGAAATTGAGTGCATGTAATAGATGTAGTATAATgtgtataattttatatatgtatgtaacCGCATTGTAAAGTAGGTCAACACATacacatgtacatatgtatgtgaCGCACCAAACACAGCGTTTCTCGGATTAGCAAACAATTTAGCTGCATCGTTTTACCTTTGAAGTATACAATTACTTTTATCTAATTCTCGTTCTCCCGGTTCATGGACTTTCACGTTCATTTGTCTCTTTCGATGAAATCACTGCTTTTACTATGACGATAATAGACAATGTTCAACATTGGTACAAAAAGACGATCTATGAATCGTTTGCACGTTGTTTATAATAAAACGGAGGGAATAATTATTGTATCCGATTGTCTTTGATAGCGCTTATTATACAGAAAATTCTAAAATGTGCGCATCgctagaaaagaaagaatatacatacgtatatacTTATTGTTCCCGAATCCCAGGTGCACTATACGACGCTGTGCCTATGGCGTGTTTCACACAAATCCAGCAGAAACGTTTCTTCTAATTAAATACATAGGCAGTAGCTTCGTGGAAAGACAACCACTTTCTATTTACGATTTACAGGTCAGGTTTACCGGGTTTGATCGAGCATAACTTGTCAGAACGAAGATTTATAGAATAGGCAAGATATGGTAAACATAATAAACTCTGCGCAGATCGAGGATCGAAGTCGAAGAAGTAATTGTTGTGCGAGAACGACTTCTCCCATAGAGCAGCGCATGCATATACATACATCTCGGTAATTAGATAATTCCAATCGTACGATTTATTGCGTTTTCATAATGTGACCGTCGATAAACGACCAATTTGATTATCGATCATCATCCATCAACTACTATGCAGTTGAATCGTATCGATAAAAACCCTTGTTGTCTACCGATCATGATGTAGTCGGAACCAACGAATATCTGATCGATGTGTATTTGGACACGCTATCGAATGTTACGGCTGCATGGTTATCGTTCTCTTCATTCTCTTTACGTAATAAACATTAAATTAATGGTGTAAGGGTGCCAGCATGCAGAGACGAGTCGCCGTGGTCTCTGAGCCACTCTGATTGCACTCTGATGGAGTATGGACTAGTATGGAGTGTGAAGAATTGACAGCAATGGACAGCAATGGACAGCATTGGAGAGCAATGGTCAGCAATGGTAAGCAATGGTAAGCAATGGTAAGCAATGGTAAGCAATGGTAAGCAATGGTAAGCAATGGTAAGCAATGGTAAGCAATGGTAAGCAATGGTAAGCAATGGTAAGCAATGGTAAGCAATGGTAAGCAATGGTAAGCAATGGTAAGCAATGGTAAGCAATGGTAAGCAATGGTAAGCAATGGTAAGCAATGGTAAGCAATGGTAAGCAATGGTAAGCAATGGTAAGCAATGGTAAGCAATGGTAAGCAATGGTAAGCAATGGTAAGCAATGGTAAGCAATGGTAAGCAATGGTAAGCAATGGTAAGCAATGGTAAGCAATGGTAAGCAATGGTAAGCAATGGTAAGCAATGGTAAGCAATGGTCAGCAATGGTCAGCAATGGTCAGCAATGGTCAGCAATGGTCAGCAATGGACAGCAATGGAGTATGGAGTCGAGTCTGAAGGATGTGTGGGGAACGGTAGTGGGGGAACCAACCGTCGGTGACATGTTACATATGTATACGTTTACCCCTTCCGTCGCAAACAAATCCCCCCACTCCTCTGAAACTTTAGCACATCGCGCTTCGCTATCGCACGGAATCACGGACAAATCAAACATGGCGATTCAGTCACTGTTTGCGGTGAAGGAGTACGGTTCGTGGAACGGGAGTGGATGAATAGTGGTGGCTCAGACAGTGTTTTTTAACGGTAATGTTCACTTGTATCACTGTAAACCGTCGGATCTTACTCAACATCACGAACATGGACGATAAAAATGGGAAGACATGTGGGAAGATATTTTCGGTCGGCGTCGACAAGGTATATGACGTGAAGGGCGTAAAAGCGGAGCCGACGCCTGCGGCTGCGGCGTCATCGTTGCCAGCCTCGAAACAAGACTCGCACTCTACTGGCGAAAACATCAACGAGACCTCGTACTTCAACGGGCGAAGTGTAAGATACAGTGATTCCCCGTTTAAAAATTTGTTATcgaaacgatatacacgatgaattacgaattttttaatattaaatcgtTACGTCGTGCTATTTTATGAAGTTATATTCCGTTGTCATTTGAAAAATTAGTATATACGAAGCCGATCGTAGCGAATCATGTTCGAATCGTAATAGCGATAACGAAGGATACTTTTCGAATAGTTGATTCGCGcgcatatttttatttaacatatTGTTTTGAAATGATTTCAAAAAGAGTTACCTATCTCTAATGTGTTATTTTTCATGTTTCAGTGCGCGAAATCGATAATAAACAATAGAGGAAAATTTGAGAGCGGAAGTGGTAGCGGAGATCAGGAAGGATGTCATCACGAAGATGGAAAAGATATTGCAGCTAAAAAGAGAAAGACGCGTCGAGGTAAACCTAAGCATAGAAAATTAAAGCCATATTCTAAACAGCAACTATATTATCAGCAACAGCGACGATATAGATCCAGAGGTCGATTAGAAAAAACTGGTAGACAGCCGACAGCGCCGTATAATACTACCCAGTTTCTTATGAACGATCACAGCGATCTTCCAGACCTTGATCAAAAGCTTTCAGAAGCTGTTTCGACAGATACGCCCACCACGTTTCAAAAACCATCCGCGCCGCCACGCACGAGAGATTCTAGTTTTAGCATAGATTCTGACGAAGATTACTTTTACTCGTCTCCCGAGAACGAAGAAGAATTCTTAACTAAGGAATTTTCAACGGCGTACGAAGATCTTCATGCCGAAAGGTTGAGTACGTTGAGTAAAACAGAATTGATACAGGAATACTTACAGTTAGAGGCCAAAGTAGATTTACTGACAAAGCGATTACGTGGCAAAAATTTCCATCAACCGGAGGAGAAAGACTTAGAAATCCAAAGTAGTAGTACAGATTCAGAATCTacgaagaaattaaaaatttgtcagCAACGAATTGACGATTTGATACAACAAAATGAACAGTTGAAACGAGAAAATGAATCGTTGAGAGCTCGAAGACACGGTAGTCCAGTTTCGAGTGTCGATAGCGAAAGCGATAGTGACAGTACAAGTAATGGAAATAAAAGCAGATGCGATTGTCCCATTTCCAGTTCcagttctagttgttcttctgTACACGCGGAACCTGGATTTAGATTAGAGAAAACCAATTCGGCGGGTACTTTGTACGAAAGGTACATATTTAAATGATcatatttatgatatttatgATAGTTACGATTCCTCCctgtaaattataaaagagaGCTGTTTTTATATTAAAAGTCTATTCAATGTTTCAAAAATCAATGtaaaatccatgttaaacatgTCATTTTTGTCCTGCTTATTTGTTTTTTTAATCCTACCAATCTAACGAGACTGGTTTAAAGCGATTCAGTTGTATTTAAGCAACAAGCTGTTCCTCTTCCTGAAATCACAATTACACAAACTTAGACTAACATTTATCATGCTCTTTACTTCCCATATATCTTCTAAGACTGTTTTCTATAAAAAGAACATGTAAGAAATCTATACACACCCGATCTTATAGAAGGATAAAATTTTTGTCTATGCGGGCATATTGTTACTTGCTTCGATGAAATTTGCAACAGTTGCACGTTTGtagtatacatacatacacacaacATTACTTAATCTTACTTCATTTGGTACTAATTACAATGCAGTGGGAGACTACTTTCTCTTTTGTATCCCATTCTTTTTAAACTGCCATTTAATAGTATAGAACTGTATGAGTTTCGTGTTTTACAGACCATCAGCTAATGAATCATAAAATATTGATATAGGCGCAACGAAAGATACAAtatgatattaaaattatataatttatgttataaggtattcaatattattgtacaattgtatAGATTTATAATGTAAGATTAGGTCTTAGTTTATGGTCTGAATGTACAATGTATTAAAGTATTTCACagtttaaatttttaataaattccaagtttttctttcttttattaCGATTATTTTCCTGAGATGTTGTACAAATACGAGAATAGAACAGAGTCTTTTTAGTATgttttttaaaacattttttagtatGCGAGATAACGTGTTTGTACATACATGCGAGTGACtcactcgcattaatattcggacacgatattgttaggagaattattgctcctttttattgtttatgatatagtattattgaatcgattgttttctcatatataataaagcacttcttaaagtaagtagaaacatcaattttgtttatttattgcacatgttcttttgtagaataagcgataaacaagattgtgaccaaatgtaacgtcgcaaaaatattcggacacaacatctaATTCGTTGCGAGACCTCGGTACCACAGAAAGTATTGGTGTGATATCggacgctttacttgtgaaaatgggacGGAAAGGGAGAAATACATCTTTTGAAAaccgacaattggttatttatcacaaggaaAAGGGAAAATCGTACAGAGATATagccaaattattaaatataagcaaGAGTAGTGTGGCAGATATTACACGTCGGTACATTCGTGAGGATCGAATCGATTTAATCCCTCGGAAAGGTCGTCCAAAATTATTAGACTCTCGCGCGATCAACGcaagataataagaaaaataaagaaagatcGTTCGTAGAATCTGGGAAGAAGGTACACCCGGACACGGTGCGACGGGTATTAAATACTTATGATTACAACGAAAGAGTTCCTCGTAGAAAGCTATACGTAAATGAAGCAAATCGCAAGAAAAGATTGGGTTTTGCAAAAGAATATTTTGAcaaagacaactggtggtgaaacgatgtaatattttcggatgaaagcaaatttaatctttacggatatccgacagtcaaaaaatggtgtgacgtaaagtaaatacagaattaaacgtttcaaatttaagcgaaacacgaTGGTAAGAGTGTACATAGGAGTGTTGGGTTATATTTCGTCTACAGGTGTtgtaggtgaactagtttttatcgatggtattatggacaaaatgaagtatttggacatttaaaaaaaaaatttaattacaagtgctataaatatgggtatacgtacagttttaagttttatcaggacaatgatcctaaacacaaggccagaattgtacaggaatatttattatacaattatgcAAAGGTACcgcatcctcctcctcctcctcctcctcctcctcctcgatcgcctgatttaaatccaattgaaaatttatgggaccgattggaccgcaaaattcatacaacaccta harbors:
- the LOC117221360 gene encoding uncharacterized protein LOC117221360, with the translated sequence MFTCITVNRRILLNITNMDDKNGKTCGKIFSVGVDKVYDVKGVKAEPTPAAAASSLPASKQDSHSTGENINETSYFNGRSCAKSIINNRGKFESGSGSGDQEGCHHEDGKDIAAKKRKTRRGKPKHRKLKPYSKQQLYYQQQRRYRSRGRLEKTGRQPTAPYNTTQFLMNDHSDLPDLDQKLSEAVSTDTPTTFQKPSAPPRTRDSSFSIDSDEDYFYSSPENEEEFLTKEFSTAYEDLHAERLSTLSKTELIQEYLQLEAKVDLLTKRLRGKNFHQPEEKDLEIQSSSTDSESTKKLKICQQRIDDLIQQNEQLKRENESLRARRHGSPVSSVDSESDSDSTSNGNKSRCDCPISSSSSSCSSVHAEPGFRLEKTNSAGTLYERYIFK